Proteins from a single region of Calonectris borealis chromosome 14, bCalBor7.hap1.2, whole genome shotgun sequence:
- the CTNND1 gene encoding catenin delta-1 isoform X7 produces the protein MQDPGQIVEETYTMEEDPEGAMSVVSVETSDDGTTRRTETTVKKVVKTVTTRTVQQVPVGPDGLPLETSPITSNYVQTMDRNFRKNGNGGPGSYLSQPGTATLPRNYHYPDGYSRPYEDGYPGSDHSYGSLSRVTRIDERYRPSMDTYRAPSRQDIYGPQPQVRVGGSNMDLNHFHPEPYGLEDDQRSVGFEDVDYGLMSDYGTARRAGTPSDPRRRLRSYEDMLVDEVAPDRYYWAPLAQHERGSLASLDSLRKGGPAPGNWRQPELPEVIAMLSFRLDAVKSNAAAYLQHLCYRNDKVKTEVRKLKGIPVLVGLLDHPKKEVHYGACGALKNISFGKDQDNKIAIKNCDGVPALVRLLRKAHDMDLTEVITGTLWNLSSHDSIKMAIVDHALHALTDEVVIPRSGWEREPNEDSKPRHIEWESVLTNTAGCLRNVSSERSEARRKLRECDGLVDALIYIVQSEIGQKDSDSKLVENCVCLLRNLSYQVHREIPYAERYQETPLAPANNAGPHAASCFGAKKGKDEWFSRGKKLPEDPGADTVDFPKRTTPAKGYELLFQPEVVRIYISLLKESKTPAILEASAGAIQNLCAGSWTYGRYIRSALRQEKGLSAIADLLTHDSERVVKAASGALRNLAVDLRNKELIGKHAIPNLVKNLPGGQQTPAKNLSEDTVVSILNTINEVIVDNLEAAKKLRETQGIEKLVLINKSGNRSEREVRAAALVLQSVWGYKELRKPLEKEGWKKSDFQVNLSNASRTQGGNSFDDSTLPLIDRNQKTDKKSSREEIQMSNMGPDNYSTLNERDHSRTLDRSGDLGDMEVVKAAPLMQEEGQESQPEVEEAEEDAAVFSPMLQKI, from the exons ATGCAGGACCCGGGCCAGATTGTGGAGGAGACATACACCATGGAGGAGGACCCAGAAGGGGCCATGTCGGTCGTGTCTGTGGAGACATCAGACGATGGGACGACCCGGCGTACAGAGACCACG GTGAAGAAAGTGGTGAAGACCGTGACCACCCGGACGGTGCAGCAGGTGCCGGTGGGGCCTGATGGGTTACCTTTGGAAACCTCCCCTATCACCAGCAACTATGTCCAGACCATGGACAGGAACTTCCGCAAGAACGGCAACGGGGGCCCCGGCAGCTACCTGAGCCAGCCgggcacagccaccctccctcGTAACTACCACTACCCCGATGGCTACAGCCGCCCCTACGAGGACGGCTACCCGGGCAGTGATCACAGCTATGGCAGCCTGTCCCGTGTCACCCGCATTGACGAGCGCTACCGCCCCTCCATGGACACCTACCGGGCCCCCAGTCGTCAGGACATCTACGGCCCCCAGCCTCAAGTGCGTGTCGGGGGCAGCAACATGGACCTCAACCACTTCCACCCCGAGCCGTATGGCCTGGAGGATGATCAGCGCAGCGTGGGCTTCGAAGATGTGGACTATGGGCTTATGTCTGACTACGGCACGGCCAGGCGGGCAGGGACCCCGTCTGATCCTCGGCGGCGGCTCAG GAGTTATGAAGACATGCTGGTGGATGAAGTGGCCCCCGACCGGTACTACTGGGCCCCCCTGGCTCAGCATGAGCGGGGTAGCTTGGCTAGTCTGGACAGCCTGCGGAAGGGAGGTCCGGCCCCTGGTAACTGGCGCCAGCCAGAACTTCCAGAGGTAATAGCCATGCTGAGCTTCCGGCTGGACGCCGTCAAGTCCAACGCAGCTGCCTATCTGCAACACCTCTGCTACCGTAATGACAAGGTGAAGACGGAGGTGCGCAAGCTGAAGGGCATTCCTGTGCTGGTGGGATTGCTAGACCACCCCAAGAAAGAGGTGCACTATGGTGCCTGTGGAGCCCTCAAGAACATCTCCTTTGGCAAGGACCAAGACAACAAGATTGCCATCAAGAATTGCGATGGGGTGCCCGCTCTGGTGCGTCTGTTGCGGAAGGCCCATGACATGGACCTCACGGAGGTCATCACAG GAACACTGTGGAACCTGTCCTCGCACGACTCCATTAAGATGGCCATTGTGGATCATGCACTACATGCCCTGACTGATGAAGTTGTCATTCCCCGCTCAGGCTGGGAGCGGGAACCCAACGAGGACTCGAAACCCCGCCATATCGAGTGGGAGTCGGTGCTCACCAACACGGCTGGCTGCCTTAG AAATGTGAGCTCAGAGCGGAGCGAGGCCCGTCGGAAGCTGCGGGAATGTGATGGGCTGGTGGATGCCCTGATCTACATTGTCCAATCTGAGATCGGCCAGAAGGACTCAGACAGCAAG CTGGTGGAAAACTGTGTGTGTCTGCTGAGAAACTTGTCCTACCAAGTCCACCGTGAGATCCCCTATGCTGAGCGCTACCAGGAGACACCTCTGGCCCCTGCCAACAATGCTGGGCCCCATGCTGCGAGCTGCTTTGGTGCAAAGAAGGGCAAAG ACGAATGGTTCTCCAGAG GTAAAAAGCTCCCAGAAGACCCTGGTGCCGATACAGTGGATTTTCCCAAAAGAACAACTCCAGCCAAAG GCTACGAGCTCCTCTTCCAGCCAGAAGTGGTCCGGATATACATCTCCCTTCTAAAGGAAAGCAAGACTCCAGCCATCCTAGAGGCTTCAGCAGGAGCCATTCAGAACCTGTGCGCTGGCAGTTGGACG TATGGCCGGTACATCCGCTCGGCGCTGCGCCAGGAGAAGGGACTCTCCGCCATTGCTGACCTCCTGACCCATGACAGCGAGCGAGTGGTGAAAGCAGCGTCCGGAGCCCTGCGCAACCTGGCTGTCGACTTGCGTAACAAAGAGCTGATAG gTAAACATGCCATCCCCAATCTAGTGAAGAACCTGCCTGGAGGCCAGCAGACCCCAGCCAAAAACCTCTCTGAGGACACAGTGGTGTCAATCCTCAACACCATCAATGAAGTAATTGTAGACAACCTTGAGGCTGCCAAGAAGCTGCGGGAAACGCAGGGGATTGAGAAGTTGGTGCTGATCAACAAATCTGG GAACCGCTCAGAGAGAGAAGTCCGAGCAGCCGCCCTCGTCTTGCAGTCAGTCTGGGGATATAAAGAGCTGCGGAAGCCCCTGGAGAAGGAAGGCTGGAAGAAGTCGGATTTCCAG GTGAACCTGAGCAATGCCTCTCGGACCCAGGGAGGCAATTCGTTTGATGACAGCACCTTGCCTCTCATCGACAGGAACCAAAAAACAG ACAAGAAATCCTCCCGGGAGGAGATCCAGATGAGCAACATGGGGCCAG aCAACTATTCCACACTCAATGAGAGGGACCACAGCAGGACACTGGACCGATCTGGTGACCTTGGAGATATGGAGGTGGTGAAGGCAGCGCCGTTGATG caggaggaggggcaGGAATCGCAGCCTGAGGtagaggaggcggaggaggatgCTGCCGTGTTTTCCCCCATGTTG CAGAAGATCTAG
- the CTNND1 gene encoding catenin delta-1 isoform X3: MDDSEVESTASILASVKEQEAQFEKLTRALEEERRHVSAQLERVRVSPQDAGPGLANGTLTRRHQNGRFLGDADLERQKYPDLKLNGPQDHSHLLYSTIPRMQDPGQIVEETYTMEEDPEGAMSVVSVETSDDGTTRRTETTVKKVVKTVTTRTVQQVPVGPDGLPLETSPITSNYVQTMDRNFRKNGNGGPGSYLSQPGTATLPRNYHYPDGYSRPYEDGYPGSDHSYGSLSRVTRIDERYRPSMDTYRAPSRQDIYGPQPQVRVGGSNMDLNHFHPEPYGLEDDQRSVGFEDVDYGLMSDYGTARRAGTPSDPRRRLRSYEDMLVDEVAPDRYYWAPLAQHERGSLASLDSLRKGGPAPGNWRQPELPEVIAMLSFRLDAVKSNAAAYLQHLCYRNDKVKTEVRKLKGIPVLVGLLDHPKKEVHYGACGALKNISFGKDQDNKIAIKNCDGVPALVRLLRKAHDMDLTEVITGTLWNLSSHDSIKMAIVDHALHALTDEVVIPRSGWEREPNEDSKPRHIEWESVLTNTAGCLRNVSSERSEARRKLRECDGLVDALIYIVQSEIGQKDSDSKLVENCVCLLRNLSYQVHREIPYAERYQETPLAPANNAGPHAASCFGAKKGKDEWFSRGKKLPEDPGADTVDFPKRTTPAKGYELLFQPEVVRIYISLLKESKTPAILEASAGAIQNLCAGSWTYGRYIRSALRQEKGLSAIADLLTHDSERVVKAASGALRNLAVDLRNKELIGKHAIPNLVKNLPGGQQTPAKNLSEDTVVSILNTINEVIVDNLEAAKKLRETQGIEKLVLINKSGNRSEREVRAAALVLQSVWGYKELRKPLEKEGWKKSDFQVNLSNASRTQGGNSFDDSTLPLIDRNQKTDKKSSREEIQMSNMGPDNYSTLNERDHSRTLDRSGDLGDMEVVKAAPLMQEEGQESQPEVEEAEEDAAVFSPMLKI, from the exons AACGGCCGTTTCTTGGGCGATGCTGACCTGGAAAGGCAGAAATATCCAGATCTGAAGCTCAACGGGCCGCAG GACCACAGCCATCTCTTGTACAGCACAATCCCCAGGATGCAGGACCCGGGCCAGATTGTGGAGGAGACATACACCATGGAGGAGGACCCAGAAGGGGCCATGTCGGTCGTGTCTGTGGAGACATCAGACGATGGGACGACCCGGCGTACAGAGACCACG GTGAAGAAAGTGGTGAAGACCGTGACCACCCGGACGGTGCAGCAGGTGCCGGTGGGGCCTGATGGGTTACCTTTGGAAACCTCCCCTATCACCAGCAACTATGTCCAGACCATGGACAGGAACTTCCGCAAGAACGGCAACGGGGGCCCCGGCAGCTACCTGAGCCAGCCgggcacagccaccctccctcGTAACTACCACTACCCCGATGGCTACAGCCGCCCCTACGAGGACGGCTACCCGGGCAGTGATCACAGCTATGGCAGCCTGTCCCGTGTCACCCGCATTGACGAGCGCTACCGCCCCTCCATGGACACCTACCGGGCCCCCAGTCGTCAGGACATCTACGGCCCCCAGCCTCAAGTGCGTGTCGGGGGCAGCAACATGGACCTCAACCACTTCCACCCCGAGCCGTATGGCCTGGAGGATGATCAGCGCAGCGTGGGCTTCGAAGATGTGGACTATGGGCTTATGTCTGACTACGGCACGGCCAGGCGGGCAGGGACCCCGTCTGATCCTCGGCGGCGGCTCAG GAGTTATGAAGACATGCTGGTGGATGAAGTGGCCCCCGACCGGTACTACTGGGCCCCCCTGGCTCAGCATGAGCGGGGTAGCTTGGCTAGTCTGGACAGCCTGCGGAAGGGAGGTCCGGCCCCTGGTAACTGGCGCCAGCCAGAACTTCCAGAGGTAATAGCCATGCTGAGCTTCCGGCTGGACGCCGTCAAGTCCAACGCAGCTGCCTATCTGCAACACCTCTGCTACCGTAATGACAAGGTGAAGACGGAGGTGCGCAAGCTGAAGGGCATTCCTGTGCTGGTGGGATTGCTAGACCACCCCAAGAAAGAGGTGCACTATGGTGCCTGTGGAGCCCTCAAGAACATCTCCTTTGGCAAGGACCAAGACAACAAGATTGCCATCAAGAATTGCGATGGGGTGCCCGCTCTGGTGCGTCTGTTGCGGAAGGCCCATGACATGGACCTCACGGAGGTCATCACAG GAACACTGTGGAACCTGTCCTCGCACGACTCCATTAAGATGGCCATTGTGGATCATGCACTACATGCCCTGACTGATGAAGTTGTCATTCCCCGCTCAGGCTGGGAGCGGGAACCCAACGAGGACTCGAAACCCCGCCATATCGAGTGGGAGTCGGTGCTCACCAACACGGCTGGCTGCCTTAG AAATGTGAGCTCAGAGCGGAGCGAGGCCCGTCGGAAGCTGCGGGAATGTGATGGGCTGGTGGATGCCCTGATCTACATTGTCCAATCTGAGATCGGCCAGAAGGACTCAGACAGCAAG CTGGTGGAAAACTGTGTGTGTCTGCTGAGAAACTTGTCCTACCAAGTCCACCGTGAGATCCCCTATGCTGAGCGCTACCAGGAGACACCTCTGGCCCCTGCCAACAATGCTGGGCCCCATGCTGCGAGCTGCTTTGGTGCAAAGAAGGGCAAAG ACGAATGGTTCTCCAGAG GTAAAAAGCTCCCAGAAGACCCTGGTGCCGATACAGTGGATTTTCCCAAAAGAACAACTCCAGCCAAAG GCTACGAGCTCCTCTTCCAGCCAGAAGTGGTCCGGATATACATCTCCCTTCTAAAGGAAAGCAAGACTCCAGCCATCCTAGAGGCTTCAGCAGGAGCCATTCAGAACCTGTGCGCTGGCAGTTGGACG TATGGCCGGTACATCCGCTCGGCGCTGCGCCAGGAGAAGGGACTCTCCGCCATTGCTGACCTCCTGACCCATGACAGCGAGCGAGTGGTGAAAGCAGCGTCCGGAGCCCTGCGCAACCTGGCTGTCGACTTGCGTAACAAAGAGCTGATAG gTAAACATGCCATCCCCAATCTAGTGAAGAACCTGCCTGGAGGCCAGCAGACCCCAGCCAAAAACCTCTCTGAGGACACAGTGGTGTCAATCCTCAACACCATCAATGAAGTAATTGTAGACAACCTTGAGGCTGCCAAGAAGCTGCGGGAAACGCAGGGGATTGAGAAGTTGGTGCTGATCAACAAATCTGG GAACCGCTCAGAGAGAGAAGTCCGAGCAGCCGCCCTCGTCTTGCAGTCAGTCTGGGGATATAAAGAGCTGCGGAAGCCCCTGGAGAAGGAAGGCTGGAAGAAGTCGGATTTCCAG GTGAACCTGAGCAATGCCTCTCGGACCCAGGGAGGCAATTCGTTTGATGACAGCACCTTGCCTCTCATCGACAGGAACCAAAAAACAG ACAAGAAATCCTCCCGGGAGGAGATCCAGATGAGCAACATGGGGCCAG aCAACTATTCCACACTCAATGAGAGGGACCACAGCAGGACACTGGACCGATCTGGTGACCTTGGAGATATGGAGGTGGTGAAGGCAGCGCCGTTGATG caggaggaggggcaGGAATCGCAGCCTGAGGtagaggaggcggaggaggatgCTGCCGTGTTTTCCCCCATGTTG AAGATCTAG
- the CTNND1 gene encoding catenin delta-1 isoform X1, producing MDDSEVESTASILASVKEQEAQFEKLTRALEEERRHVSAQLERVRVSPQDAGPGLANGTLTRRHQNGRFLGDADLERQKYPDLKLNGPQDHSHLLYSTIPRMQDPGQIVEETYTMEEDPEGAMSVVSVETSDDGTTRRTETTVKKVVKTVTTRTVQQVPVGPDGLPLETSPITSNYVQTMDRNFRKNGNGGPGSYLSQPGTATLPRNYHYPDGYSRPYEDGYPGSDHSYGSLSRVTRIDERYRPSMDTYRAPSRQDIYGPQPQVRVGGSNMDLNHFHPEPYGLEDDQRSVGFEDVDYGLMSDYGTARRAGTPSDPRRRLRSYEDMLVDEVAPDRYYWAPLAQHERGSLASLDSLRKGGPAPGNWRQPELPEVIAMLSFRLDAVKSNAAAYLQHLCYRNDKVKTEVRKLKGIPVLVGLLDHPKKEVHYGACGALKNISFGKDQDNKIAIKNCDGVPALVRLLRKAHDMDLTEVITGTLWNLSSHDSIKMAIVDHALHALTDEVVIPRSGWEREPNEDSKPRHIEWESVLTNTAGCLRNVSSERSEARRKLRECDGLVDALIYIVQSEIGQKDSDSKLVENCVCLLRNLSYQVHREIPYAERYQETPLAPANNAGPHAASCFGAKKGKDEWFSRGKKLPEDPGADTVDFPKRTTPAKGYELLFQPEVVRIYISLLKESKTPAILEASAGAIQNLCAGSWTYGRYIRSALRQEKGLSAIADLLTHDSERVVKAASGALRNLAVDLRNKELIGKHAIPNLVKNLPGGQQTPAKNLSEDTVVSILNTINEVIVDNLEAAKKLRETQGIEKLVLINKSGNRSEREVRAAALVLQSVWGYKELRKPLEKEGWKKSDFQVNLSNASRTQGGNSFDDSTLPLIDRNQKTDKKSSREEIQMSNMGPDNYSTLNERDHSRTLDRSGDLGDMEVVKAAPLMQEEGQESQPEVEEAEEDAAVFSPMLVCPAVSCPI from the exons AACGGCCGTTTCTTGGGCGATGCTGACCTGGAAAGGCAGAAATATCCAGATCTGAAGCTCAACGGGCCGCAG GACCACAGCCATCTCTTGTACAGCACAATCCCCAGGATGCAGGACCCGGGCCAGATTGTGGAGGAGACATACACCATGGAGGAGGACCCAGAAGGGGCCATGTCGGTCGTGTCTGTGGAGACATCAGACGATGGGACGACCCGGCGTACAGAGACCACG GTGAAGAAAGTGGTGAAGACCGTGACCACCCGGACGGTGCAGCAGGTGCCGGTGGGGCCTGATGGGTTACCTTTGGAAACCTCCCCTATCACCAGCAACTATGTCCAGACCATGGACAGGAACTTCCGCAAGAACGGCAACGGGGGCCCCGGCAGCTACCTGAGCCAGCCgggcacagccaccctccctcGTAACTACCACTACCCCGATGGCTACAGCCGCCCCTACGAGGACGGCTACCCGGGCAGTGATCACAGCTATGGCAGCCTGTCCCGTGTCACCCGCATTGACGAGCGCTACCGCCCCTCCATGGACACCTACCGGGCCCCCAGTCGTCAGGACATCTACGGCCCCCAGCCTCAAGTGCGTGTCGGGGGCAGCAACATGGACCTCAACCACTTCCACCCCGAGCCGTATGGCCTGGAGGATGATCAGCGCAGCGTGGGCTTCGAAGATGTGGACTATGGGCTTATGTCTGACTACGGCACGGCCAGGCGGGCAGGGACCCCGTCTGATCCTCGGCGGCGGCTCAG GAGTTATGAAGACATGCTGGTGGATGAAGTGGCCCCCGACCGGTACTACTGGGCCCCCCTGGCTCAGCATGAGCGGGGTAGCTTGGCTAGTCTGGACAGCCTGCGGAAGGGAGGTCCGGCCCCTGGTAACTGGCGCCAGCCAGAACTTCCAGAGGTAATAGCCATGCTGAGCTTCCGGCTGGACGCCGTCAAGTCCAACGCAGCTGCCTATCTGCAACACCTCTGCTACCGTAATGACAAGGTGAAGACGGAGGTGCGCAAGCTGAAGGGCATTCCTGTGCTGGTGGGATTGCTAGACCACCCCAAGAAAGAGGTGCACTATGGTGCCTGTGGAGCCCTCAAGAACATCTCCTTTGGCAAGGACCAAGACAACAAGATTGCCATCAAGAATTGCGATGGGGTGCCCGCTCTGGTGCGTCTGTTGCGGAAGGCCCATGACATGGACCTCACGGAGGTCATCACAG GAACACTGTGGAACCTGTCCTCGCACGACTCCATTAAGATGGCCATTGTGGATCATGCACTACATGCCCTGACTGATGAAGTTGTCATTCCCCGCTCAGGCTGGGAGCGGGAACCCAACGAGGACTCGAAACCCCGCCATATCGAGTGGGAGTCGGTGCTCACCAACACGGCTGGCTGCCTTAG AAATGTGAGCTCAGAGCGGAGCGAGGCCCGTCGGAAGCTGCGGGAATGTGATGGGCTGGTGGATGCCCTGATCTACATTGTCCAATCTGAGATCGGCCAGAAGGACTCAGACAGCAAG CTGGTGGAAAACTGTGTGTGTCTGCTGAGAAACTTGTCCTACCAAGTCCACCGTGAGATCCCCTATGCTGAGCGCTACCAGGAGACACCTCTGGCCCCTGCCAACAATGCTGGGCCCCATGCTGCGAGCTGCTTTGGTGCAAAGAAGGGCAAAG ACGAATGGTTCTCCAGAG GTAAAAAGCTCCCAGAAGACCCTGGTGCCGATACAGTGGATTTTCCCAAAAGAACAACTCCAGCCAAAG GCTACGAGCTCCTCTTCCAGCCAGAAGTGGTCCGGATATACATCTCCCTTCTAAAGGAAAGCAAGACTCCAGCCATCCTAGAGGCTTCAGCAGGAGCCATTCAGAACCTGTGCGCTGGCAGTTGGACG TATGGCCGGTACATCCGCTCGGCGCTGCGCCAGGAGAAGGGACTCTCCGCCATTGCTGACCTCCTGACCCATGACAGCGAGCGAGTGGTGAAAGCAGCGTCCGGAGCCCTGCGCAACCTGGCTGTCGACTTGCGTAACAAAGAGCTGATAG gTAAACATGCCATCCCCAATCTAGTGAAGAACCTGCCTGGAGGCCAGCAGACCCCAGCCAAAAACCTCTCTGAGGACACAGTGGTGTCAATCCTCAACACCATCAATGAAGTAATTGTAGACAACCTTGAGGCTGCCAAGAAGCTGCGGGAAACGCAGGGGATTGAGAAGTTGGTGCTGATCAACAAATCTGG GAACCGCTCAGAGAGAGAAGTCCGAGCAGCCGCCCTCGTCTTGCAGTCAGTCTGGGGATATAAAGAGCTGCGGAAGCCCCTGGAGAAGGAAGGCTGGAAGAAGTCGGATTTCCAG GTGAACCTGAGCAATGCCTCTCGGACCCAGGGAGGCAATTCGTTTGATGACAGCACCTTGCCTCTCATCGACAGGAACCAAAAAACAG ACAAGAAATCCTCCCGGGAGGAGATCCAGATGAGCAACATGGGGCCAG aCAACTATTCCACACTCAATGAGAGGGACCACAGCAGGACACTGGACCGATCTGGTGACCTTGGAGATATGGAGGTGGTGAAGGCAGCGCCGTTGATG caggaggaggggcaGGAATCGCAGCCTGAGGtagaggaggcggaggaggatgCTGCCGTGTTTTCCCCCATGTTGGTATGTCCCGCAGTGTCCTGCCCAATCTGA